A part of Dasypus novemcinctus isolate mDasNov1 chromosome 5, mDasNov1.1.hap2, whole genome shotgun sequence genomic DNA contains:
- the LOC131278499 gene encoding uncharacterized protein has protein sequence MGPPGIQNLPSQKTNINNTNLRGSRFPSLVRDAIPRPRGRAGRAGDAKRYAGAAAGGQGRAAAAPTPSSEVPQPHSGRGSVRAARLRAPPPGSSQCGAEGGCGGRFHLRFGPHARPARGGRPREARRASQRHCGRAAARAPSRSHTRAGQGGGCRRGRGFTTCGHPRRPRQDGCNEGQALAVRKAQGNRQLKVCGNPVSSKSMRAPFSSSMCLLDVSATI, from the exons ATGGGGCCGCCAGGGATTCAAAACCTGCCCTCACAAAAGACAAACATAAATAACACCAACTTGAGAGGCAGCCGATTCCCAAGCCTGGTTCGGGACGCAATTCCTCGGCCCCGGGGCAGGGCCGGGAGAGCTGGTGACGCCAAACGCTATG CGGGAGCAGCCGCCGGCGGGCAGGGTCGGGCCGCCGCGGCTCCCACCCCCTCCTCGGAGGTGCCCCAGCCCCACAGTGGCCGCGGCTCGGTCCGCGCCGCCCGGCTCCGCGCCCCGCCACCCGGCTCCTCACAGTGCGGCGCGGAGGGCGGCTGCGGCGGCCGCTTCCACTTGCGCTTCGGCCCCCACGCTCGCCCTGCCCGCGGCGGACGGCCCCGGGAGGCTCGCCGTGCTTCCCAACGCCATTGCGGACGGGCGGCGGCTCGGGCACCGTCGCGCTCGCATACTCGGGCGGGCCAGGGTGGGGGTTGCCGCCGGGGAAGGGGCTTCACCACGTGCGGCCACCCGCGACGACCCAGGCAGGACGGGTGTAATGAAGGGCAGGCCTTGGCGGTGAGGAAGGCCCAGGGTAACAG ACAATTGaaagtttgtggcaaccctgtgtcCAGCAAGTCTATGAGAGCCCCTTTCTCCAGCAGCATGTGCTTGCTTGATGTCTCTGCCACAATTTAA